The DNA segment cgcattatatatatgcgaatATTAGAATTATATACCTtaaatcatattttatttctaataataaaatttatataggTTGATAAGATATATAGTTTTCTGTGTCTTCAAAAATCATATCACTTGTTTCTTGTGTATAAGGTAATAACGTATCATTGTCATTAATACTATATATGTTAATTCCACGGAGATTGCGAATCCAGGGACCTAAGGGTGTGTActtgtatgtaaaaatttaaaatatagatatgtaatacatttacttattatttttgtatgtgTAAAGCAAGTTGTTTACAAGTTCGTACTATGATGatatatgtttacaaaatatatacatactctaTATAACATAGTGGCAGTTAGCAAAACTGGAGCTGCACCAAGAACTGAATaagcaactttttttccaataacGGATCTTTGAGGTGAACCTCCTGCATAAGAATTGGCTGCACCTCTTTCCATTTCATGACCATCTGCAGGACCATGACTATGACCAGCATCTCCTAAAGAATGATACGTAGAAGTctcttttgtattttctaTATGAGAGGCATTTGCTTGTACCGTATTGCTGTCACATGTTAATGTAGATAACAGTGTATCAGGgttatattttctacatttattataaaagtCTGGACAATCACCCGCTTTGGAATCACAAAGTTCAGCAAAGTGATCATatagtttctttttttcttcaattattttataatatttacaattttcatCAAAGGCAAGCGCCATAATAGAAAGGTTATGGTAATCAACACAATAATGATAcaattcctttctttttttccaatccTCGTGATTAACCATACTCAGATGAGGCATGCATTTTGCGTAGTATGTTTTATAGTTTCTACTAGTAAAAAATTCCCATATTTTCACGAGAAAGTCAAAACcaatattaattttactaGTATTTCCATCACCATAAATATGTGttaaattatcatatatccaataatttaaaagtaaGCTAACATCAATTATTGGAAATAGACCACTCCAAGAATCAGATTTATCTAAAAATCttagatattttttacaaattgaTATAAGTTGGTCATTAGGTTCTTCTATGactattttattacattctTCCttataattatgtaaatCCGCAGGTACCATGTCCATagcatcataaaatttttctgaatttaattttttttgagaacTCTTGAACAATtcctacataaaaaataaataataagggtacataaataaatgtttctATAAAAGTTATttattgatatat comes from the Plasmodium cynomolgi strain B DNA, scaffold: 0547, whole genome shotgun sequence genome and includes:
- a CDS encoding CYIR protein (putative;~vir-type antigen), whose amino-acid sequence is MLSSPGSTDFAVIHILIHSYELLDIAELFKSSQKKLNSEKFYDAMDMVPADLHNYKEECNKIVIEEPNDQLISICKKYLRFLDKSDSWSGLFPIIDVSLLLNYWIYDNLTHIYGDGNTSKINIGFDFLVKIWEFFTSRNYKTYYAKCMPHLSMVNHEDWKKRKELYHYCVDYHNLSIMALAFDENCKYYKIIEEKKKLYDHFAELCDSKAGDCPDFYNKCRKYNPDTLLSTLTCDSNTVQANASHIENTKETSTYHSLGDAGHSHGPADGHEMERGAANSYAGGSPQRSVIGKKVAYSVLGAAPVLLTATMLYRVCIYFVNIYHHSTNL